One region of Armigeres subalbatus isolate Guangzhou_Male chromosome 3, GZ_Asu_2, whole genome shotgun sequence genomic DNA includes:
- the LOC134227722 gene encoding spore coat protein SP96-like, whose amino-acid sequence SSTSSLLSSSSSSSSSLSSLSSSSSSSSSSPSSSPSSSSSSSSSTTIITTHHPPPLSSPSPSSSSSSSSSSSSPPPSSSSSSSSSSSPPSSSSPSSPPPPPPPSSSSLSSSSSSPPSPSSPSSPPPPSSPPPPPPSPSSPPPPPPLPPPPPPPPPPPSSLLTTTTTTTTTTTTTTTTTTTTTTTTTTTTTTTTTTTTTTTTITTTTTTTTTTTTTTTTTTTTTTTTTTTTITT is encoded by the coding sequence tcatcaacatcatcactactatcatcatcatcatcatcatcatcatcactatcatcactatcatcatcatcatcatcatcatcatcatcaccatcatcatcaccatcatcatcatcatcatcatcatcatccaccaccatcatcaccacTCATCATCCACCACCACTATCAtcaccatcaccatcatcatcatcatcatcatcatcatcatcatcatcaccaccaccatcatcatcatcatcatcatcatcatcatcatcaccaccatcatcatcatcaccatcatcaccaccaccaccaccaccaccatcatcatcatcactgtcatcatcatcatcatcaccaccatcaccatcatcaccatcatcaccaccaccaccatcatcaccaccaccaccaccaccatcaccatcatcaccaccaccaccaccaccactaccaccaccaccaccaccaccaccaccaccaccatcatcactactcaccactaccaccaccaccaccaccaccaccaccaccaccaccaccaccaccaccaccaccaccaccaccaccaccaccaccaccaccaccaccaccaccaccaccaccaccaccaccaccatcaccaccaccaccaccaccaccaccaccaccaccaccaccaccaccaccaccaccaccaccaccaccaccaccaccaccaccaccatcaccacc